In a single window of the Manis javanica isolate MJ-LG chromosome 16, MJ_LKY, whole genome shotgun sequence genome:
- the BNIP5 gene encoding protein BNIP5, whose amino-acid sequence MTEHPRCPRTSLSGRRARSLDRSQNPRKDSESCDCHCLSLLTPPSRRALQGTASDGTRCPKSPAQSAEAQGTTAAALSLEGPREFLPSERRPPPDTKKDKAQRRAQQGWLKTVLNFVLRVGPEEPEEKGSRRAKGKEGFPQPAETPESPGQPASRKKAHDKKDTCRKHSHKKQCADKSQRAQDQEAEGQGAGLLRMAAASLSVQAHLGPAPSGGEDSALQQSLLTEGGGVGVLEGSSQAPGDQWEGELKNLDEDTILQMIVGLLQKVGDQWEEELQALLPQGLKLAPQNPAPAYRKKSQDKKSSLKRTFSYKKHSSEEPKRAGATDVSSPKSRPPKRPSFLPLCVGGHRPSISSSPGAEEPEVQEALSTDGGGPSPSELSSQAGSRGQEEDLQLDRASEFKEFIETIITLLQDAEEQEGDKQFQVQEPEVAVENLAPAYRKKSHEKKPSFRKAFSLKKYGSKEPKRAGAADAASPEARPLKKPNFRPLCVGGHRSSISPPDLDSPEFQGSLPAEGELAGSSEAPSQARSHKPEGRPQAGGACESKEPIIQRLVALLQEVDGQVGEQIRRHPSFKRFFYKLSDSSLRKLAATLCSPEAHSTEPHRSSAERRYQFAFELANKFAGSNRHAVLSLMGRRYSRRSYSQFPYGEAQPNITSHNSQSPD is encoded by the exons ATGACAGAGCATCCACGGTGCCCGAGGACGTCTCTCTCAGGGAGGAGAGCCAGGTCTCTGGACAGGTCACAGAATCCCCGGAAGGACTCGGAGTCGTGCGACTGCCACTGCCTTTCCCTACTCAcgcccccctccaggagggcGCTTCAGGGGACGGCCAGTGATGGGACCAGATGCCCCAAGAGCCCAGCTCAGTCAGCAGAGGCTCAGGGCACCACAGCCGCAGCCCTAAGCCTGGAGGGGCCCAGGGAGTTTCTCCCCAGCGAGCGCAGACCTCCACCGGACACCAAGAAGGACAAGGCCCAGAGGCGGGCCCAGCAGGGCTGGCTGAAGACTGTGCTGAACTTCGTCCTCAGGGTGGGCCCTGAGGAGCCTGAAGAAAAGGGCAGCAGGAGGGCGAAGGGGAAGGAGGGTTTCCCCCAGCCTGCAGAAACCCCCGAGTCACCGGGACAGCCAGCTTCCAGGAAAAAAGCCCACGACAAGAAGGATACCTGCAGGAAACACAGTCACAAGAAACAATGTGCCGACAAATCCCAGAGGGCCCAAGATCAGGAGGCTGAAGGTCAAGGGGCAGGGCTGCTCAGGATGGCTGCTGCCTCACTCTCCGTGCAGGCGCACCTGGGCCCAGCACCCTCGG GGGGGGAGGATTCTGCTCTCCAGCAGTCCTTGCTCACCGAAGGAGGGGGTGTTGGAGTCCTGGAGGGTTCTTCCCAAGCCCCAGGTGACCAGTGGGAAGGGGAGCTCAAAAACCTTGACG AGGATACTATACTCCAGATGATAGTGGGATTGCTCCAGAAAGTGGGAGACCAGTGGGAAGAAGAG CTTCAAGCCCTTCTGCCACAGGGACTAAAGCTGGCTCCACAAAACCCGGCACCAGCCTACAGGAAGAAATCCCAAGATAAAAAGTCTAGTCTCAAGAGGACATTTTCTTATAAGAAACATAGCTCCGAGGAGCCCAAGAGAGCAGGGGCTACAGATGTTTCCAGCCCGAAGTCCCGGCCACCCAAGAGACCCAGCTTCCTGCCCCTATGTGTTGGGGGCCATCGCCCCTCCATCTCTAGCAGCCCTG GTGCAGAGGAACCTGAAGTCCAAGAGGCCCTTTCTACAGATGGTGGGGGTCCAAGTCCCTCTGAGCTTTCTTCCCAAGCAGGAAGTCGGGGACAGGAAGAGGACTTGCAGCTGGACAGAGCCTCAGAATTCA aagaATTCATCGAGACAATCATCACCCTACTCCAAGATGCCGAGGAGCAGGAGGGAGACAAG CAATTTCAAGTCCAGGAGCCAGAAGTGGCTGTAGAAAACCTGGCTCCAGCGTACAGGAAGAAATCCCACGAGAAAAAGCCCAGCTTCAGAAAAGCTTTTTCGCTTAAGAAATATGGTTCGAAAGAGCCcaagagagcaggggcagcagatGCCGCCAGCCCGGAAGCCCGGCCACTCAAGAAGCCCAACTTTCGGCCCCTGTGTGTCGGGGGCCATCGGTCCTCCATCTCACCTCCTG ATCTGGACAGCCCAGAGTTCCAGGGGTCCTTGCCGGCAGAAGGGGAACTGGCTGGATCCTCAGAAGCACCCTCCCAGGCCAGGAGCCACAAGCCAGAAGGGCGACCTCAGGCAGGAGGAGCGTGTGAATCTA AGGAGCCAATCATCCAGAGGCTGGTGGCCCTTCTGCAAGAAGTAGACGGCCAGGTGGGAGAGCAG ATCAGGCGGCACCCCAGCTTTAAGAGGTTTTTCTACAAGCTCTCAGACTCTTCCCTCAGAAAGCTGGCAGCCACCCTGTGCAGCCCGGAGGCCCACTCCACTGAACCGCACAGAAGCTCTGCTGAGAGACGCTACCAGTTTGCCTTTGAGCTGGCTAACAAATTCGCAGGCAGCAACAGGCACGCCGTCCTCAGCCTCATGGGACGCCGCTACAGCCGCCGCAGTTACTCCCAGTTCCCCTACGGAGAAGCCCAGCCG AACATCACAAGTCATAATAGCCAAAGTCCAGATTAA